The stretch of DNA ACATTTCATGAGGAAACTGCAGGGGTGGACAGTTTGCACCATTTTTCTGAAACTAGTGAATTTTCAGATTCACATTAAGAAGTGATGGATCGTCTGATTAAATTGTATGACTAAATGTttaattttctaccactaatGAAATGGAAGCCATTTGTTTTCTCACTTTGTCAATCTAAACTGTGCGTTCTAATAAAATGTCCTCTCCTGATAAACTGACACCTTGAACACACCATACCCATTGATGAAATGTGCAGTAGACCCTAAAATTGATGTCCCAGTACTAGGCCTTTTTCACTGAAGACATGTAGACATGTtgcagtaggaaaagcacaggaaggtccataaataataaaatgatttgctgaattccatttagctgcttcagtttcagtaTACTGGTACTGTGCATTCTGGCTCATTGTCACAttgtcatggcttactgggacacttgcaTAGAAGAGAGACATCATTGAAGTTATAAGTAAAACCTGTACTTTTCCTATCATTAAATAGGATTATtattaagtcaaaatgtctgttgTGGAAAAGGCCTTTTATGTATGAGTGAGTGCAACAATTTGAAGTAAAACTTTGAAGGATTTCAgtatttattttcataattttatGAAACAACACAACCCTAATAATATTTTTGACTAAATATATCCCTCCCTATATTACGTGAATGTTTGAAAAGTAATTCCATTCAATATTTGGTAATGCTACCTCAATATCTGACCATTTCACTACCCCACAGTATGTGTAGTAGGGTACCAGTCTGAAAACAGTTTGGTCTGCCAATAAATAATGATCTGACTATGAAATGATGCGTCATTGAAAATGTTGATATatcattgaaaaaaatctgtattAGCTATATGTTGTAATTCTATAGTAGCTATGTTGTGATTCTAGTAGCTATATTTAtagtttatatttatttatagtataacctaaatagtataataatatatacttGTATTTTAGTTCATATGCAGATGTGCAGCTTTACATCACAGTTTTATTATCTTGTAGCTGTTAGTTATTTATCACAATCGTAGCAGATTATCCCATAAATGATGCCACTCAATGATTGAATAAAATTAAGTATAACAtcactttattttacagttcaTGTGACTAGGTAGGCCTATTTATGTTCATGTAGTTAAAGCGTATGGTTGTAACCCAGGTAAAAGGTAAAACATATAGCCAAAAAGCTGAAATATAAATCATGTTCAGCAGATATAGTGGTTGTACTAGTacctttcatttatttatttaagaaaggGTGTTGAAACCATCCTTGTTGGTTAGGTGAGgtaaacatttttcatttatatCCAGCAGATGTCACTAATGCGCCTGATGGTAGTGTTTAGACCTTTACAGTCACTGGTTTAGACCGGCGGAACTTCGTCCATATCCACTGGGAAACTGTTGAGCTTCGAACGCCATGTTGGCTCCACATATCTGAGCCACCCAGAACAGAGGAAACCGGTTGAGCCACAATGGAGATGTTTTCTTTCCGTGACAGTCTGGTGCCTGACAGGTGATTACACTGTTTGCTACGTTGGAGACAAACCTGGATAATTCAGAACTGGAAATTAAAACAAGGTAAGATATTTATAGTAGCGTATAATATGAGGTTCGGGATTCATAACAGTTAGCTAGAGATTTCCTGCTTTTCTTGGACCAAATATTGCGCAAATAATCGTTAATTTAGCTAGTTTAACTTGTATGTAAATTAATGACGATGAAGATAGCTGTGTTTGCTAGCTAGTAACCTGacgcgcacacgcacaaatCAGCTTTGCTAGTAACAAACATGCTACCATCTGGCTAGCAAACATGTCCTTAGCGATGAATAGTAGTGACTTTACTCTACCTTATCTTTAAGCCTGGGGGAAAAGGGTAATGCATGAAATGTTTTGCAGCCTCAGCTGAGTTAGCTTGTGAccttaacgttaacgttacactaCCAGACGTGGTCATTTATTCTGTAGAGAGTAACGTTACTGTGCTAGTACTCTGTAATGTGGTATGGTGCTCATATAAATAATTTACATCTCATCGTGGTGTGTTAAGTCTGTAGAATCTGTAGGGTGCCATATTTGATCTTTAACTATCTATATAAGCTGAAATgaggtactgtgtgtgtgtgtgtgtgtgtgtgtgtgtgtgtgtgtgtgtgtgtgtgtgtgtgtgtgtgtgttaaacgaTGTCAAAGTCTTCAGAGTGTATTTAAATTAACAGCATGGGTGTTTCATATTCATTTTTTCAGGACATAAACTAATATGGATACCTCAAAACTTCCTAAGATCCAGGATGAGGAGCGAGAAAGCGAGTTTGGATATGTACATGGAGTTTCTGGACCAGGTCTGCTTTTGTTAGATTGCATTGTTTAGCATATGATGGGTCAAAAGCCACTTATTTAgttttaatacaaaaatattgtATTAATACAACCTTTTCTCAAAGCAGTTTGATTGATCTGCAaatacaaaaagtaaacaaaaaaaccctTCTATAAAATATGTGGATATTTGATGATTTTTAGCATATTCCTTGTCCAACAGATTTGTTCATTGTATCTATTTCTCTAATAGTGGTAACAGCTACTGCGATGGCAGGAGCAGCCATGTACGAGCTTGTTCGTGTAGGTCACAGTGAGCTGGTGGGAGAAATCATCCGTTTAGAGGGAGACATGGCAACTATCCAGGTCTACGAGGAGACTTGTATCCTTTCCTCTGCAATGTTACCTACCTCTACAGTTACACATGTAACAGACCATATCATGATCTTCCTTAAAACTACTAAATTCACATTATGTATGCTAATAAGGACACATTTTAGAGCTACTTTACTGATAGAAAATGTGAGTATGAATTTATAGACATGACTAGAGTGTCAATGTGCTTGCGGTTTGTTTGGTTTTCCTTAACTTTATGCCACAGCTGGTGTGTCTGTCGGTGACCCTGTCCTTCGGACGGGAAAACCCCTCTCTGTAGAGCTTGGACCGGGAATCATGGGCTCCATTTTTGACGGGATCCAGCGTCCACTGAAAGACATCAATGACCTCACTCAAAGTATCTATATCCCAAGAGGAGTAAACATTGGTGCTCTTAACAGAGACCTCAAATGGGAATTTTCCCCCGGGCAGAGTCTGCGGGTAAGAAAAATATAGCGTGGTGTGGATGACTCTGTTCTGCAACTATTCTGACTGATTTCACCTCATCTCCTCTCCAGGTCGGCAGTCATGTGACAGGTGGCGATATCTACGGTATGGTGTTTGAAAACTCCTTAATAAAGCACAAGCTGATGCTTCCACCTCGCAACAGAGGCACTGTCACCTACCTAGCCCAACCTGGAAACTATGACATTTCTGTGAGTGTTTGTCCAGAAGCAAAACACTCGGTAGTTGGATCAAACCTTCTGTGAGACTAATTTGCTGATCTCATTGCATTCAGGATGTGGTTCTGGAGCTGGAATTTGAAGGTGTGAAGGAGAAGTTCACCATGATGCAAGTGTGGCCGGTACGACAAATCCGCCCAGTCACAGAGAAGCTACCTGCCAATCATCCGCTGCTGACTGGTCAAAGAGTTCTGGACGCACTTTTCCCGTGAGTAGTTTTGTGTGAGTTAAGTTGAGCAACTTCAGCCCTCTATTTTAACTTGTGCTTTTACTCATGACCTGTGTGCTGTGTAGTTGTGTGCAGGGTGGCACTACTGCTATACCAGGCGCCTTTGGATGTGGAAAGACGGTGATCTCGCAGTCGTTGTCCAAGTACTCCAACAGTGACGTCATTATCTATGTTGGCTGTGGAGAGCGTGGAAATGAAATGTCTGAAGTGCTGCGGGATTTCCCCGAGGTAGGTGAAAGAACGAAAAGtctaaaaagcattaaaaaaagaatatatgaGTAAAGGGAAAACTAAatgattttaatatttgtttagaGCAAAAAGACTTCAATACAACACAAGCGTTCACATTGTATTATGTTAACACTGCTTTTGCCCACAGCTTACTATGGAGGTCGATGGCAAGACTGAGAGCATCATGAAGAGAACAGCACTGGTTGCTAATACATCCAACATGCCTGTGGCTGCCAGAGAGGCCTCAATTTATACAGGTACAAACCGTTCATTTTATAGAGAAGTCTCATAGCTTATTTAAATGCtaatatatgataaataaaatgaaaaaaaatgtgaattttCCCTGAAATTCCATTCTGAATGATGTCAAAGTAGTTAACACTAAGTAAATGCCTTTGTTTCTTTCCTGTTTGTAATTGTTTGGAGAATCCaatttgtaaattgaatatatttgacCTCTGCAGGGATCACACTGTCCGAATACTTCCGAGATATGGGCTATAATGTGAGCATGATGGCCGACTCGACGTCCCGATGGGCAGAAGCTCTGAGAGAAATCTCTGGAAGATTAGCTGAAATGCCTGCTGGTAAGTTTGTGATGGATGTGGTtgatttatatactgtatgtaattgTAAGGACACTGTGAGGCAGTTTGTCTGTGTCGTTGTCTGTAGACAGTGGGTATCCTGCTTACCTGGGCGCCAGGCTCGCCTCCTTCTATGAGCGCGCTGGACGTGTGAAGTGTCTGGGTAATCCTGAGAGAGAAGGCAGCGTCAGCATCGTAGGAGCGTGAGTTGACTTTCATATAAGCAGGGGAAATTAtttccatcttttttttccaacatctGCTACACTTAAACGCAGCAGCATGTGCATGAAAATAAAATCGACTTAGAGTAGGTGCATTAAAATCACAGACCAAGGATTTAAAATTAATTTCCTACCTTTTTTAAAGCAGTTGTTGCTTTCAGTAACAATGAAAATCAATTTGCAAAGCTCGTCTTTTTGGTGCCTTCAGGGATCCTCCACTGTCCATGTTTCTGCAAGTTTATTGTCAAAGCATTATAAAATCAACTAAAACCAATGGATGGTTAGCAATCAAATATACACACAGCACTATGTCTTTTAGCTGAACTGCATGGTGTACTGTTGAAGCTGTCTTTGGTGGTAAAGTAACTATATCCACCTCTCTAAGTTAATTTTGATTCTGTATgatttttaaaggtttttgcaAAATGGTGTGTGTTGGAAAGGTCTTTGACAGTTAGACCTCGTAATTTAGCttacatatttttttagttCCCTTTTTCATGGAAGTAAGAAAAGTAAGGTAGCCTAACAAAACAAACCTAGACACACAAGGTACACTATCatatagggctgaacgattaattgcatttgcgataatatcgcgatatgttaaaacgtgatttcctaatcgcaaaggctgcgatttggtcacatgactcgcgagagcaaatcagtctgcactctgtagagaaagcatcaacttagcacgctaacgctacgccgtaccttgagctgatttctgtcattcaaacaactctgagttgtagtttaaaacttttacagccattttaataaaatgaagggttttattcagactcgagtccatacatgcagttaatgaatacaggcacacagaactgaaggctcggttggcaacgattagctccggttagcggttagctccgttataaagatatggagtggaggagctgccactgagaggggtaacaaccagactgataaatgacgttcggggagctttcacagcagcgtggccgcggtgtttcaacagttttattagtacagttaatcccacggcaagaacaccagcaactagctaacgtaacgatagcctctctgaacaagtgcacacggcagcacgcaacttcacgagggggaggggctggaggcagctcctctctgtgcactgtaaaaaattacactggtgtgtgtgtgtgtgtgtgtgtgtgtgtgtgtgtgtgtgtgtgtgtgtgtgtgtgtgtgtatatatatatatatagatatatactatatttttacttatttaactgtctagtgtgtaattgtgtgttcatactataaattatattattattctttgttgaataatacagaagactaagagcttaaaaaaataatcgaatatcgaatcgcaatcgcaatatttgggaaaaaaatcgcaattagattattttcaaaaatcgttcagccctactatcATATATTAGGCTGACTTTTCCTTACATGCTGTGCATTCCTTAGTGTGTCCCCCCCTGGTGGAGATTTCTCAGACCCCGTCACTTCAGCCACATTGGGCATTGTTCAGGTAAGCAATGGGCATTGGCTCTTCAGCCCTTGATCCTAACATTTGACCTTGCAGTCAATATTTATTTCTTTCGCACCACTCTTGAGTGTGTGtcaacctttttttgttttcttcttattaGGTGTTCTGGGGGTTGGACAAGAAGCTGGCTCAGAGGAAGCACTTCCCCTCTGTAAACTGGCTGATTAGCTACAGCAAGTACACACGAGCTCTGGATGAATATTATGACAAACATTTCCCTGAGTTTGTTCCTCTCCGTACAAAAGCCAAGGAGATTctacaggaggaggaggacctgGCTGAAATAGTGCAGCTTGTAGGCAAGGTGAGGCCAGCTCCTTAATTTCATTTCTAAAGGTTTTCTCCTACATGCACACATTTTTACAGCCAGGTAATCAATGTGTTTCAATATGTGAAATATGTGTTTTATAGGAGAGGTTTCTGTTAAAACTAGTTCATCATTTAAATTGTTAGCACGCTAACCTGGTTAatcaaaaactctgaaaaaagtGGACTGATCTTCACGATCTTGTTTTGTTCACAGGCTTCTCTTGCTGAGACCGATAAGATCACTCTAGAAGTTGCAAAGCTCATTAAGGATGACTTCCTGCAGCAGAACGGTTATAGCCCTTACGACAGGTGAAGACAAAACATCTTATCATCCACAAAACGCATGTCTTTCTCATTCAAAAGGCCTGAAATGGCTTTCCCACCTTTCTTTTCAATAGACATATTGACTCTTGTAGACATTGAAATAGCTTCTCTCTTTGCTCCACAACAGTTGAAGACAAAAAGATGAAATAAACTTAATTATGAACTAATCAGTGGATATGATGAAGAGATGTCTCTAAATATTTTCC from Sander lucioperca isolate FBNREF2018 chromosome 13, SLUC_FBN_1.2, whole genome shotgun sequence encodes:
- the LOC116064917 gene encoding V-type proton ATPase catalytic subunit A-like yields the protein MDTSKLPKIQDEERESEFGYVHGVSGPVVTATAMAGAAMYELVRVGHSELVGEIIRLEGDMATIQVYEETSGVSVGDPVLRTGKPLSVELGPGIMGSIFDGIQRPLKDINDLTQSIYIPRGVNIGALNRDLKWEFSPGQSLRVGSHVTGGDIYGMVFENSLIKHKLMLPPRNRGTVTYLAQPGNYDISDVVLELEFEGVKEKFTMMQVWPVRQIRPVTEKLPANHPLLTGQRVLDALFPCVQGGTTAIPGAFGCGKTVISQSLSKYSNSDVIIYVGCGERGNEMSEVLRDFPELTMEVDGKTESIMKRTALVANTSNMPVAAREASIYTGITLSEYFRDMGYNVSMMADSTSRWAEALREISGRLAEMPADSGYPAYLGARLASFYERAGRVKCLGNPEREGSVSIVGAVSPPGGDFSDPVTSATLGIVQVFWGLDKKLAQRKHFPSVNWLISYSKYTRALDEYYDKHFPEFVPLRTKAKEILQEEEDLAEIVQLVGKASLAETDKITLEVAKLIKDDFLQQNGYSPYDRFCPFYKTVGILSNMISFYDMARHAVESTSQSDNKITWVMIREHMGEILYKISSMKFKDPIKDGEAKIKADFAQLMEDMQNAFRTLEE